One Globicephala melas chromosome 18, mGloMel1.2, whole genome shotgun sequence DNA segment encodes these proteins:
- the IPO5 gene encoding importin-5, whose protein sequence is MAAGAAEQQQFYLLLGNLLSPDNVVRKQAEETYENIPGQSKITFLLQAIRNTTAAEEARQMAAVLLRRLLSSAFDEVYPTLPTDVQTAIKSELLMIIQMETQSSMRKKICDIAAELARNLIDEDGNNQWPEGLKFLFDSVSSQNVGLREAALHIFWNFPGIFGNQQQHYLDVIKRMLVQCMQDQEHPSIRTLSARATAAFILANEHNVALFKHFADLLPGFLQAVNDSCYQNDDSVLKSLVEIADTVPKYLRPHLEATLQLSLKLCGDTSLNNMQRQLALEVIVTLSETAAAMLRKHTNIVAQTIPQMLAMMVDLEEDEDWANADELEDDDFDSNAVAGESALDRMACGLGGKLVLPMIKEHIMQMLQNPDWKYRHAGLMALSAIGEGCHQQMEGILNEIVNFVLLFLQDPHPRVRYAACNAVGQMATDFAPGFQKKFHEKVIAALLQTMEDQGNQRVQAHAAAALINFTEDCPKSLLIPYLDNLVKHLHSIMVLKLQELIQKGTKLVLEQVVTSIASVADTAEEKFVPYYDLFMPSLKHIVENAVQKELRLLRGKTIECISLIGLAVGKEKFMQDASDVMQLLLKTQTDFSDMEDDDPQISYMISAWARMCKILGKEFQQYLPVVMGPLLKTASIKPEVALLDTQDMENMSDDDGWEFVNLGDQQSFGIKTAGLEEKSTACQMLVCYAKELKEGFVEYTEQVVKLMVPLLKFYFHDGVRVAAAESMPLLLECARVRGPEYLTQMWHFMCDALIKAIGTEPDSDVLSEIMHSFAKCIEVMGDGCLNNEHFEELGGILKAKLEEHFKNQELRQVKRQDEDYDEQVEESLQDEDDNDVYILTKVSDILHSIFSSYKEKVLPWFEQLLPLIVNLICLHRPWPDRQWGLCIFDDVIEHCSPASFKYAEYFIRPMLQYTCDSSPEVRQAAAYGLGVMAQYGGDNYRPFCTEALPLLVRVIQSADSKTKENINATENCISAVGKIMKFKPDCVNVEEVLPHWLSWLPLHEDKEEAVQTFNYLCDLIESNHPIVLGPNNTNLPKIFSIIAEGEMHEAIKHEDPCAKRLANVVRQVQTSGGLWTECIAQLSPEQQAAIQELLNSA, encoded by the exons gaAACCTATGAGAATATCCCAGGCCAGTCGAAGATCACATTCCTTTTACAAGCCATCAGAAATACAACAGCTGCTGAGGAG GCTAGACAAATGGCTGCCGTTCTCCTAAGACGTCTTTTGTCCTCTGCATTTGATGAAGTCTATCCAACTCTTCCCACTGATGTTCAGACTGCCATCAAGAGTGAACTACTAATGATTATTCAAATGGAAACACAGTCTAGcatgaggaaaaaaatttgtGATATTGCTGCAGAGCTGGCCAGGAATTTGATAG atgAGGATGGCAACAACCAATGGCCTGAAGGTCTGAAGTTCCTTTTTGATTCAGTCAGCTCTCAAAATGTGGGACTGCGGGAAGCTGCCCTTCATATTTTCTG GAACTTTCCTGGAATTTTTGGAAAtcaacagcagcactatttagacGTCATCAAACGGATGTTAGTTCAGTGTATGCAAGATCAGGAACATCCATCG ATCAGGACATTATCTGCTAGAGCTACCGCTGCATTTATACTTGCAAACGAACATAATGTTGCCCTGTTCAAACATTTTGCAGACTTGTTACCCGGATTcttacag GCTGTAAATGACTCATGCTACCAGAATGATGATTCGGTCCTAAAATCCCTTGTTGAGATTGCAGACACTGTTCCAAAGTATTTACGTCCTCATTTGGAAGCAACTTTACAGCTAAGTCTGAAG TTGTGTGGAGACACCAGCCTCAATAATATGCAACGCCAGCTTGCCCTTGAAGTAATTGTGACCCTCTCTGAGACTGCAGCTGCTATGTTAAGAAAACATACCAATATTGTTGCACAGACTA ttcCTCAGATGTTAGCCATGATGGTGGACCTTGAAGAGGATGAGGACTGGGCAAATGCGGACGAACTAGAAGATGATGATTTTGACAG CAATGCGGTTGCTGGTGAGAGTGCTTTAGACCGAATGGCTTGTGGACTTGGTGGAAAGCTCGTCCTGCCGATGATCAAGGAACATATTATGCAGATGCTTCAGAATC CTGACTGGAAGTATCGGCATGCAGGATTAATGGCCTTATCTGCCATTGGGGAAGGATGCCACCAGCAAATGGAAGGAATTCTAAATGAGATagtaaattttgttttgctttttcttcaagATCCT CATCCCAGAGTGAGGTATGCAGCCTGTAATGCCGTGGGACAGATGGCTACAGATTTTGCACCTGGTTTCCAAAAGAAATTCCATGAGAAG GTGATTGCAGCTCTGCTGCAGACCATGGAAGACCAGGGCAATCAGCGTGTACAGGCCCATGCCGCTGCCGCTCTCATTAACTTCACCGAAGACTGTCCCAAGTCACTACTTATTCCATATTTAGATAATTTGGTGAAACATCTGCATTCCATCATGGTCCTTAAACTTCAAGAG TTGATTCAGAAAGGCACCAAGTTAGTTTTGGAACAAGTTGTGACGTCTATCGCATCAGTTGCAGATACTGCAGAAGAAAAAtttgtcccctactatgacttaTTTATGCCATCACTGAAGCACATTGTTGAGAATGCAGTTCAAAAGGAGCTCAGACTTCTCAGAGGAAAAACTATTGAATGCATCAGCCTCATTGGTCTGGCTGTTGGGAAGGAAAAA ttCATGCAAGACGCATCAGATGTGATGCAGCTATTATTGAAGACGCAGACAGACTTCAGTGATATGGAAGATGATGACCCTCAG ATCTCTTACATGATCTCAGCATGGGCCAGAATGTGCAAAATCCTTGGGAAGGAATTTCAGCAGTACCTTCCAGTGGTCATGGGACCGCTACTGAAGACGGCTTCGATTAAGCCTGAAGTGGCCCTTTTAGATA CCCAAGACATGGAGAACATGAGTGATGATGATGGTTGGGAATTTGTGAACCTTGGAGATCAGCAAAGTTTTGGTATTAAAACTGCAGGACTGGAAGAAAAGTCAACTGCTTGTCAGATGCTG GTTTGCTATGCTAAGGAATTAAAAGAAGGCTTTGTGGAGTACACGGAACAGGTTGTGAAACTCATGGTCCCTCtactgaaattttatttccatGATG GTGTTCGAGTGGCAGCAGCAGAATCCATGCCTCTTCTCCTGGAATGTGCAAGAGTTCGTGGTCCTGAGTATCTCACACAGATGTGGCATTTTATGTGTGATGCTCTAATCAAGGCCATTGGCACAGAACCAGATTCAGATGTCCTCTCAGAAATAATGCACTCTTTTGCaaag TGCATTGAAGTCATGGGAGATGGATGCCTTAATAATGAACACTTTGAAGAGTTGGGAGGTATATTGAAAGCTAAACttgaagaacattttaaaaatcaagaattgCGACAAG TTAAAAGACAAGATGAAGACTATGATGAACAGGTGGAAGAATCACTACAAGATGAG gatGATAATGATGTTTATATTCTGACCAAAGTGTCAGACATTTTACACTCAATATTCAGTAGCTACAAGGAAAAAGTGTTACCATGGTTTGAACAGCTGCTTCCGTTAATTGTCAACCTAATT TGTCTACATAGACCGTGGCCAGATAGACAGTGGGGCTTGTGCATCTTTGATGATGTCATAGAACACTGTAGTCCAGCCTCATTTAAATATGCAGAATATTTCATAAGGCCAATGCTCCAATACACATGTGACAGCAGCCCAGAAGTCAGGCAAGCAGCTGCGTATGGCCTGGGAGTCATGGCACAGTACGGCGGAGACAACTATCGTCCTTTTTGTACAG AAGCACTTCCACTGCTGGTAAGAGTTATTCAGTCTGCTGATTCTAAGACCAAAGAAAATATCAATGCTACAGAGAACTGCATCTCGGCAGTAGGGAAAATTATGAAGTTCAAGCCTGATTGTGTGAACGTTGAAGAAGTTCTCCCACATTGGCTGTCTTGGCTTCCACTACATGAGGATAAAGAAGAAGCTGTTCAGACTTTCAATTATCTTTGCGACCTGATTGAAAG tAATCACCCAATCGTTCTTGGCCCTAACAATACCAATCTGCCCAAAATATTCAGTATAATTGCAGAAGGAGAAATGCATGAGGCAATTAAACATGAAGATCCCTGTGCCAAACGTCTGGCTAATGTCGTTCGCCAAGTACAG ACTTCTGGAGGACTGTGGACTGAATGCATAGCACAGCTCAGTCCCGAGCAGCAGGCAGCCATACAGGAGCTCCTGAACTCTGCCTGA